In Glycine max cultivar Williams 82 chromosome 15, Glycine_max_v4.0, whole genome shotgun sequence, the DNA window ataaaatagagatgattgtttgaattaaaattatttgatatataataaataaaagcgtaaaattcacattaaaattaaaacaatttcacACAACCAAACACACCTGCAAACTAGACTTCTACACAGTTATTTTTCCCACGAAAACCAAACAAGAAAATGTTGTGATCAATTGGATTAAACAAAAtggtaaaaaattatctttgtaAATGACGAAAATGCCCCTAATAAAAAATGTGAACCGTTGGATCAGCAATCTCTCTGGTCAAACAACAATTTATAATGAACCCCTAGCACTGAGTAAATTACAATGGAAACAACATTGCAACCCAGAAAATGAAGGGGCAGGATAGGAGCCTAATAATAAATCagtgataatattaatttggGGTTCCACTAGGAGCAGGTTTGCACTTTGCTCCCTTGTTTTTGTGCGGCATATGCTTCTCGCCTCTCAAACTCTCAATTACTCTAGCAGGTCCGTACACACACTCCTTCTGTGTTTCTAAACcccttttttctctatttttttgaatttcgcAATTACTCAGTTATAGGGAGGATTTAATCATTCTCGTCCCTTATTGCATGTTCAGAATTGCCGAGTGCATTCACTTATGCCCCTTGACTTGAAGAGAAATGAGTGCCtccgtaattttttttcttccggtGGGACGGTTTATTCAAgccctttcacttttctttttttatctgttGTTGAAAACAAATCCTCAATTGTGTGTATTCGCTTGCTGATATCAGAACAGATTAGGGTTTTGTCTTTTACTTTTTACCTGGTGTTTGAATGTTGCCTCTGTTTGGGATTGTGATGATTTGCGAGAAAACAAGTTCCAATGGCATAGTAGTCCTGTTTAACATCagggttttaatttatttagtgaTTTGTGATGGTGCAGGTTGTAAATGGTCAGAATTTGTAGGGCTGGTTTTTGAAGTTATAGTTGTTGGGgagatttttttcttccttctcggTGAAAGGTTAGGGTGAAGGAGTGCTACACCAACTCCCATACAAATCAGGTATGCTGCAACCCTAAGCAACAAAGTACAGACACTTGAAAATTGTAGCTGTGACTTGTAACCATGTTGGATACATATTTTTGCCTGGCACTTCAAATACTCCTAATTGCATATtatacaatttttcatttttattttttaaacttttagagCTGTATATATGGAAATATCACGATAATTGAAAAAActgaaaacatttttattttcctgtAATGATTTTTGATTTAtgctaacttttaaaatattgattctTTCTGTAGATAtatgatttgtttttaaattaattttaaaggtcATACCAACTTTATGTGCTTAATGAAGGTTTATATtatgtaattattaaaatttgttgtaTCTTAGATTCTTAGTAAATTTGTTGTGTCTTAGTAAGTTTGTCATATCTTAGTAAATTTATTGTATCTTTGTGTCTGTATCTGTCATGTCCATTCCCTTGTCCCACGTCGTATTTGTGTTCTCTAGAGTCTGCTGGCTGAATTTGCAGTTTGTGTATGAAGGGGGATTGTTGGCAGTGAGAAATTGAGAATCAAACTTCAAGCTAAGTATTTTGATTAGCTGAACCAACCTCTGGATAAATGGAAGCATCCTCTGTTTTTTCTTAACACTTCTATTGGTTTTATGTACTTTATGCCTATGGTGCCTGGGGTTGCTTGGCcccaaaataaacaataaataaaactagatGAAAAGAGGGGGAGGATAGTACAAAGAAAACCCCTTATCTTGATAATTCTTGCTTGGTCccaaaataaacagaaaataagctaaagagaggggggggggggggggggggggataatATGAAGAAAGCACCTTATGTTAATGATTCTTGTTTTTTTCCTCAGATATTCTGGTTGTTTTGTGCCTTAAGTTCACACACATACAACTTATGGTGATCTAGAAACTGTGTCTTGGATTTCTATTATGTTTGCACTGCTGTTTTCCTAACGAATTGAAAGATCTAATCCATTTGCTGAtgctttaattttatgtttagaAACCTGGTGATGATGTCAACTCTTtcctttttaaaagattttttttttgtcaatgtgGGATCTAATAGTTGCAAGTTATACAATACCTGCAGGGTCAATCTGAATGTGAAGACTGTAATCTTTTGGGGGACTGGTGGAGTCTTGGAAGATTTATTCACTATTTGCATTTCAATTTTGGCCAGTCTATTCTCATAGCAGTTATAAATTAAATGTAGCTTGGTTGTCTGTTTGCTTGGTCATAGCACTCGCTTTCAGGTTTTGAAATCTGGATTGTTGATGGAGTGCAATAAAGAAGAGGCCTTAAGGGCCAAGGAACTTGCtgaaaagaaaatgcaaaacaaagattTCATTGGGGCTCGGAAATTTGCTCTTAAGGCTCAGCAGCTATATCCTGAGTTGGAGAATATCACTCAAATGCTTATTGTTTGTGATGTGCATTGCTCTGCAGAGCAGAAATTGATTGGCAATGAGATGGACTGGTATAAAATTCTTCAAATTGAGCTAACGGCTAATGATACAACAATTAAGAAGCAATACAGGAAGTTTGCCCTCCAGCTTCATCCTGACAAAAACAAGTTTTCTGGTGCAGAAGCTGCGTTTAAGTTGATTGGGGAAGCCCAAAGAGTTCTTTTGGATAGAGAAAAACGATCTAGGCTTGACATGAATTTACGCAGGGTTCCAACAAACAGAACTACTATGCCATCTCATCATCAGCAGAATGTTCAGATGAGTTTTAATCCCATGATGCAAACCAGTGCCAGGCCCAATTTTACAAACTTAAATCCTCAGCCGCAACAAAAGTCTAGGCAGGCATCTCAGCAGGGGCCTAATGGTGGCCGCCTTACTTTTTGGACCATGTGCTCATTTTGTTCTGTTAGATATGAGTATTATAGGGAGGTTTTAAACAGATCTCTTCGCTGTCAACATTGCAGTAGGCCCTTCATTGCATATGATGTGAATATGCAAGGCACAACACCAGCAACTAATTCAAGTCAGCAAGCTTTTGGTGCGCAGAACCATAGTCAGAATCAGGGTGCTTTTGACGTTGCTGCTGGATCTCAAGGTAATTTGCATACTAGCCGGTCCAATACAGAATCACATAATAAAAAAGGTCCTGCTGCTGATGTCTCTGTAAAGCCAAATGGAAAGAGAAGGAGAAAGCGAGTAGCAGAATCCAGTGAAAGTGCCGAATCTGTTGGTAGCACTGATTCTGAATCTGAAGAGGATACACTTTATGACAAGGATGGTTTTTCGACTCATAGAGATGAGAATCCCCGTAGATCTACGCGGCAAAAGCATCAGGTTTCCTACAACGAGAATGTGAGTGATGATGATGAAGGGGGTGGATCTCCATCTGGTGCTGCTGAAAATACAGGGGAGGTATCTAAAATGAATAATCAGAATGGTTTGGCTGCTGATCTGAAAGGTGATAAACAAGGGGCAAAGCGGAAACAGAACTTTTATTCTGGAGAGAGCTTACAAAATATAGATGAGGAAATTAAGGAGGTGAGAGGAAAAGAGGCAGTGGGCAGCTCAAAGATAGACAAAGCTTCAGAGCATTCACCCTCGAAATCAACAAATCAACTAGATAATTTTGTTTATCCTGATGCAGAGTTCAGTGACTTTGACAAGGACAAGAAAGAGGGGTCTTTTGCCGTTGGGCAGATTTGGGCTATTTATGATACTATAGATGGTATGCCTAGATTCTATGCCATAATCAGAAAAGTTTTCTCTCCCGGATTCAAGTTACGGATAACATGGTTTGAACCAGATCCTGATGAGCAAGATCAAGTCCACTGGGTAGAAGAGCAATTGCCAATTGCTTGTGGGAAACATAAACTTGGCATCACTGAAACCACAGAAGATCGTCTAAGTTTCTCTCATCTGATTGTTTGTGAAAAGATTGGCCGCTGTACTTATAAAGTATATCCTAGAAAGGGAGAAACTTGGGctctttttaaaaattgggATATCAAATGGCATATGGATGCAGAATCTCATCGGCAGtatgaatatgaatttgttgAAATCTTGTCAGATTATGTTGAAGGTGTGGGAGTAGTTGTTTTGTACTTAGCTAAATTGAAAggttttgtgtctctcttctctcgaATGGAGGGAGGTAATTGCACATTTCAAATTCCATCTACCGAGTTATTCAGATTCTCTCACAGGGTTCCATCTTTTAAAATGACTGGTCAGGAAAGAGTTGGTGTTCCTGTAGGATCTTATGAACTTGATCCGGTATCTTTGCCAATGAATCTTGAAGAGATTGCTGTTGCTGAACATTTGGAAGTAAAGGAGGGTCATTGTCCATCTAGTGGGGTGGGCACAAGGTATTCAGATATGTCGAAATTCACAATGAACTCAGAGGGAGAAGCTTCTACTGAAAAGGTTAAGTGGGAAAGAAGCAATTCAGCAGAGGAGAACAAGGA includes these proteins:
- the LOC100817232 gene encoding uncharacterized protein; amino-acid sequence: MECNKEEALRAKELAEKKMQNKDFIGARKFALKAQQLYPELENITQMLIVCDVHCSAEQKLIGNEMDWYKILQIELTANDTTIKKQYRKFALQLHPDKNKFSGAEAAFKLIGEAQRVLLDREKRSRLDMNLRRVPTNRTTMPSHHQQNVQMSFNPMMQTSARPNFTNLNPQPQQKSRQASQQGPNGGRLTFWTMCSFCSVRYEYYREVLNRSLRCQHCSRPFIAYDVNMQGTTPATNSSQQAFGAQNHSQNQGAFDVAAGSQGNLHTSRSNTESHNKKGPAADVSVKPNGKRRRKRVAESSESAESVGSTDSESEEDTLYDKDGFSTHRDENPRRSTRQKHQVSYNENVSDDDEGGGSPSGAAENTGEVSKMNNQNGLAADLKGDKQGAKRKQNFYSGESLQNIDEEIKEVRGKEAVGSSKIDKASEHSPSKSTNQLDNFVYPDAEFSDFDKDKKEGSFAVGQIWAIYDTIDGMPRFYAIIRKVFSPGFKLRITWFEPDPDEQDQVHWVEEQLPIACGKHKLGITETTEDRLSFSHLIVCEKIGRCTYKVYPRKGETWALFKNWDIKWHMDAESHRQYEYEFVEILSDYVEGVGVVVLYLAKLKGFVSLFSRMEGGNCTFQIPSTELFRFSHRVPSFKMTGQERVGVPVGSYELDPVSLPMNLEEIAVAEHLEVKEGHCPSSGVGTRYSDMSKFTMNSEGEASTEKVKWERSNSAEENKDPVDHIGNGSDPSASAADAFEIPDPEFCNFDAERSLEKFQVGQIWAFYGDEDGLPKYYGQIKRVKSSPDLELQVTYLTNCWLPEKCVKWEDKDMLISIGRFKIKAGARSCTYANTYSVSHQVQVITDGKKKEYEIFPREGEIWALYRNWTTKIKRSDLLNLEYDIVEVVGEHDLWMDVLPLELVSGYNSVFKRKSNAGSARATKIYWKDLLRFSHQIPAFKLTEEQDGTLRGFWELDPGAVPLHYFNNK